In Deltaproteobacteria bacterium IMCC39524, the genomic stretch GTGGTCGGGACACTCGTATTCTTCACGATAGGTCTCCCGGCCGGGGACTTCGTGAATGATGTAGGAGTCGCCTATCGTGACGCGCTCGACCATGCCTTTGGCAATGACTTCTTTCTTCTCCCAGTCGTAGAGCTGGTATTTAACAGATGAACTGCCGCAGTTAAGTGCCAGGATATCCATAAGTTGTTCCTCCTCTTTAATGTAAGCATTTTTTAGGGCGGTAAAACAAAATACTGTTTTAAAAGCGTTTTTTTAGTCATGCTTAAATTTTTGTTAAGTCAGCTTTTATAAAGGGTTACAGGTGTAAAACGTGTTGTGAGAGGGTAATGTAAGGATTACTAAATTGCAAGTTTTTTAAGGAAAACCGGGTGTCTGTTTGCTCTGGACAGAATCATTTTCTTGCGGTAAACTCCCAAAAGTTTCTGAAACATAAATCTATCGAAGAGGAGGAATATTCCATGGCTTACACAATTAATGACGAGTGTATCAATTGCGCCGCTTGCGCAGACACCTGCCCGGTTGACGCCATCAGTGAGCAGGGTGACGTGCATGTAATTGACGCAGCAACTTGCACGGACTGTGGTGCTTGTGTTGACAGCTGTCCTGTTGCCGCAATCGAAGCTCCCTAAGTACCTCTGTAATACGAGTAAACAGAAGGCCGCCCCTGATGATTTCAGGGGCGGCCTTCTGTGTTTATAGCGATAGCCCGGATTAGCCGGCGCCCGGTTTGGAGTCAACCACTTCGACGTTGATGTTAGCAAGTCCGTCAGGAAGGTTTCGGAAGACGATGGTGAAAGGGATCGACGCTCCGGCGGCAACGTTCATGTTGGAAAGGCTGTCGCCGAACTGGTTGTTCATCGCCTCTTCGATGGCTGCAAATGACATGGTCTTAAGAGCGGTGTCATCAAGCTTGTTGCCGCAGAAGACGGTCTGCTGTAAGAGCGTTTGTCCTTGAGTATCGAGAAGGACACCCTTGATCGTAATCGCCGAGCGTGTTGCCGGGTGATTGTTGACGGCCGCACCTTGAATGACCAGCATCTGTCCTGCTTCGCCGTTCACATAGGAACTTCCGAAAACGTTGATGCCGATTCTGTCTCCCGGCGAGCTGACTGGAGCTTCGCCAATATATTCCTGCAGGAAAGGCAGATACTGGCCGATGGTGTTGAGGTTGATTGCACCTTCCTGGATAAACAGGAAGCCTGCCGCTCCACCCAGAATAACGAGCAGAAGAACCAACAGAACCAGAATACGCGAGAGAGAACTCTTCTTGGGCTGCGGTGGTGCTGGCAGCGGCTCTTCATCGTCATAGTCGTCTGCAGGTGGTCTGGAAGTCTCCTGGCTTGGGCTGAAAGACTCCGGTTCCTCTTTCTGTTCCATCGACGCGCTGGAGAAGTCATCATCAGAGTCAAAGCCGGGGGCTTCTTGCTCGGGAGTGTCGCTGGCAAAATCGATCTCGCCGAATTGCAGATCATCACTGCCGGACTGTGCCGCCGGACTTTCTGCTGCTGTCTCATTATTGTCAAACTGGGGCTCTTCAAAGTCGAAGGAGGTGTCCTCATTGGCCGTCTTCTCTTCCCACTCGGAAGAGGAATCGTCAGCGAACGGGTCTTCGTCGCCAAAAGAAAACTCGTCAGGCTCACTGGTCTCCTCGCTTGCCGGAGTCGGCAGCTCTTCCTCTGCGTCACCAAAGGCGAAAGCGTCGTCGCCAGAATCGTCAGCGAAGGAAAATTCGTCTGAAGGCTCCTGCTCATCCGTGTCTTCTGCCGAGGAAAAATCTATTTTGTCAACGGCCGAGGGCTCATCCGTTGAAAAGTCGATCTCATCACTGGATGCTGATTCTGATGCCTCCGGCTCCTCGTTGAATTCAAACTCCACGGCTCCATCGGGTTCACCTGTTTCACTGAAAGCGTCGTTGAAGGCAGTCGATTCGTCTAAGGAGCTCTCTTCCCGTGGCTCTTCTTTGGCCGGAGATTCCTCTTCTGCGGTGTCTTCCCCTGCTACGCTTTCTGTGTTCTGCAGCTGACTCGTGTCAACAAAGGTGAACTCGTCTGCCAACTCGTCATTTGCAACGGCATCACCCATTTCAGATTCCAGACCGCTGAAGTCGAGAGCACTGCTTTCTTCCTGGGCAGATTCTTCCGGTGGCGCCGCGTCCTCAGTTACAGACGTTTCAGAGGGGGGCTCTGCGTTGGTTGGAGAATCCTCGGCAGGAGACTCGTCAGCAACTTTCTCCATGTTGAACGAACCGTAGTCAACCGTCTCTTCAACAGGCTCCGGTTCTGGAGGCATCACAGTGAAGACCTCCTTGCACTTGGAGCAGCGGACTTTGGTGCCGCCAGCCTTGATCTTCTCATCAGCTAAACGAAAACGGGTTTGGCATGCTTCACACCGAACAATCATTCAGTTTCTCCCTCTATATTTCAGGTGCCCTCAACGACACGAATGTCGGGCAGATCTCGATATTTTTCGTCAAGGTCCAGACCATAGCCGACGATAAAGCCGTCATCCATGGAGAAGCCGACGTAGTCGACCGGTACCTCGGTAACCCGTTGGGCCTGCTTATCTATCAGGGTGCAAATTTTCAAACTGGCCGGTTGCCGGT encodes the following:
- a CDS encoding 4Fe-4S binding protein; its protein translation is MAYTINDECINCAACADTCPVDAISEQGDVHVIDAATCTDCGACVDSCPVAAIEAP
- a CDS encoding DUF3426 domain-containing protein, with the translated sequence MIVRCEACQTRFRLADEKIKAGGTKVRCSKCKEVFTVMPPEPEPVEETVDYGSFNMEKVADESPAEDSPTNAEPPSETSVTEDAAPPEESAQEESSALDFSGLESEMGDAVANDELADEFTFVDTSQLQNTESVAGEDTAEEESPAKEEPREESSLDESTAFNDAFSETGEPDGAVEFEFNEEPEASESASSDEIDFSTDEPSAVDKIDFSSAEDTDEQEPSDEFSFADDSGDDAFAFGDAEEELPTPASEETSEPDEFSFGDEDPFADDSSSEWEEKTANEDTSFDFEEPQFDNNETAAESPAAQSGSDDLQFGEIDFASDTPEQEAPGFDSDDDFSSASMEQKEEPESFSPSQETSRPPADDYDDEEPLPAPPQPKKSSLSRILVLLVLLLVILGGAAGFLFIQEGAINLNTIGQYLPFLQEYIGEAPVSSPGDRIGINVFGSSYVNGEAGQMLVIQGAAVNNHPATRSAITIKGVLLDTQGQTLLQQTVFCGNKLDDTALKTMSFAAIEEAMNNQFGDSLSNMNVAAGASIPFTIVFRNLPDGLANINVEVVDSKPGAG